The nucleotide window CACTCTAGGGACATGGCTGTGTCCCTTCCAAAGTGTCAGGATGACAAGCATGTGCTTACTATCATAATTTTTTTGCATCAGTACTAGGAAACCAATCAGGTCCTCAAGCATGTACTCCTAGGGTGTGGGTGGCTGAGCCATTCAATACCTTCTATGTACACATGgattttttcattctttacatTAGATCAGCAAATTTCATACATTTGAGGTTATGTGTGTActgtaaaaggaaaagaaatttatATAGAAAACAACTAAAATGGTTTTGTTGAGGGAATCAGGGAAAGGTAacacaataatgaaaacaaaaaacgGTAAAGAAAATTTCCCAAACACCAGCAGAAAATGAATGGgagaaagtgaaaataaaattggGAAGTAAGGGGAGGGCTTCAGAAAATGGAAGCTAGTGTATTTCTGTATTTAAGACACATGCACAAATGATGATCTTTGGAGAACCTAGAGGGGAAggttcagggctacacagtactGAGGACCAGCAGCATCTGCAACATCCAAAATGGCCAGGCCCCGTGCTTTTCTGATGGTCCTGGTGCTGATGAGCTACTGGTCAACCTGCTCTCTGGGGTGTGACCTGCCTCAGACTCATAACCTCAGGAACAAGGGAGCCTTGACACTCCTGACACAAATGAGGagactctcccctctctcctgcctgAAGGACAGAAAGGCCTTTGCATTCCCTCTGGAGAAGGTGGATGCCCAGCAGATCCAGAAGACTCAAGCCATCCCTGTCCTGCAGGAGCTGACCCAGCAGGTCCTCATCCTCTTCAGCTCAGAGAACTCATCTGCTGCTTGGAAAACAACCCTCCTAGACACATTCTGCACTGGCCTCCACCAGCAGCTCAAGAAC belongs to Microtus pennsylvanicus isolate mMicPen1 chromosome 13, mMicPen1.hap1, whole genome shotgun sequence and includes:
- the LOC142833622 gene encoding interferon alpha-12-like, yielding MARPRAFLMVLVLMSYWSTCSLGCDLPQTHNLRNKGALTLLTQMRRLSPLSCLKDRKAFAFPLEKVDAQQIQKTQAIPVLQELTQQVLILFSSENSSAAWKTTLLDTFCTGLHQQLKNLQACLMQQVGVQEPPLSQEDSLVAVRKYFHRITAYLREKKHSPCAWEVVRAEVWRALSSSAKLLTRLSEEK